In the Hordeum vulgare subsp. vulgare chromosome 7H, MorexV3_pseudomolecules_assembly, whole genome shotgun sequence genome, one interval contains:
- the LOC123410578 gene encoding blue copper protein 1b-like — MEARVGATAAVLVLLAMVLVPEACRAERFVVGDAARWTWGYNYTDWVIRKGPFFQDDTLVFTYDPPNATTHAHSVYLMRNLADYQSCNIKAGKLVAGVAQGSGAGFEFVLKKRKMHYFVCGERQGVHCTTGLMKFVVKPKSSVCRDD, encoded by the exons ATGGAGGCGAGGGTGGGGGCAACGGCGGCGGTGCTCGTGCTGCTGGCGATGGTGCTCGTCCCGGAGGCGTGCCGGGCGGAGCGGTTCGTCGTCGGCGACGCGGCGCGGTGGACGTGGGGGTACAACTACACCGACTGGGTCATCAGGAAGGGACCCTTCTTCCAGGACGACACCCTTG TGTTCACGTACGACCCGCCGAACGCGACGACGCACGCGCACAGCGTGTACCTGATGCGGAACCTCGCCGACTACCAGTCGTGCAACATCAAGGCGGGCAAGCTGGTGGCCGGCGTGGCGCAGGGCTCCGGTGCGGGCTTCGAGTTCGTGCTCAAGAAGCGCAAGATGCACTACTTCGTCTGCGGCGAGCGCCAAGGCGTCCACTGCACAACCGGCCTCATGAAGTTCGTCGTCAAGCCCAAGAGCTCCGTCTGCCGCGACGACTGA
- the LOC123410577 gene encoding pentatricopeptide repeat-containing protein At5g18475-like, with protein MKPPPLPAPARAPPLPWISPLQYRSPTRAAPASPPPPPPPPSSPPPRRVDHPDLARLIASSHTGQRALDLFNAAAEQRGFSHTAATFSALLIRLARARLPSATTAVLRRAASAPCRFLEPHLLPLLRLLPPDHSLTLLRLLPSLLRRRRVSHKALAVCLDRLVSSRCPDVLADLIADLRDLRNKYLPAPNTCVYNILIKHYVKNGDSETAFRVLDEMREYTCGDVRPNLVTYSTLLGGLCRAGKMKEAFELFEGMIEKDHIVPDQLTYNVIIDGFCRLGQVEKARTIFGFMRKNECEPNAFNYATLINGHCKKGDVENAKLVFEEMRSAGVEPDAVSYTALIGCLCRHGSVDEGIDLVMEMREKGCKADVVTYNLLLEGLCKDGRMAEVMDLLGRLPEEGVQLNVASYRIVMNTLCSSGDMEKAVGLLGLMLGRGFLPHYAASNKLLIGLCDVGRVADATAALYGLAKFGFMPEASCWAKLIEAVCRDRKLRRSVELLDILITGG; from the coding sequence ATGAAGCCCCCGCCCCTGCCGGCTCCCGCCAGAGCGCCGCCGCTCCCGTGGATCTCCCCGCTCCAGTACCGCAGCCCCACACGCGCCGCGCCCGcctccccgcccccgcccccgccgccgccctcctctcccCCGCCGCGCCGCGTCGACCACCCGGACCTCGCGCGCCTCATCGCCTCCTCGCACACCGGGCAGCGCGCGCTCGACCTCTTCAACGCCGCCGCGGAGCAGCGCGGGTTCTCGCACACCGCGGCCACCTTCTCCGCGCTGCTCATCCGCCTCGCGCGCGCCCGCCTCCCGTCCGCCACCACCGCCGTGCTCCGCCGCGCCGCCTCCGCGCCCTGCCGCTTCCTCGAGCCGCACCTCCTGCCGCTCCTCCGCCTCCTGCCCCCCGACCACTCCCTCACGCTCCTCCGCCTCCTGCCGTCGCTCCTTCGCCGCCGCCGCGTCTCGCACAAGGCCCTCGCCGTATGCCTCGACCGCCTCGTCTCCTCCCGCTGCCCCGACGTCCTCGCCGACCTCATAGCCGACCTGCGGGACCTGCGGAACAAGTACCTTCCCGCCCCCAACACCTGCGTCTACAACATCCTCATCAAGCACTATGTCAAGAACGGCGACTCCGAGACCGCCTTCAGGGTGCTCGATGAAATGCGTGAGTACACCTGCGGCGATGTGAGGCCAAACCTGGTCACCTATTCCACCTTGTTGGGTGGGCTCTGTCGTGCTGGTAAGATGAAGGAAGCGTTTGAGCTGTTTGAGGGGATGATCGAGAAAGATCACATCGTGCCGGACCAGCTGACATACAATGTGATCATCGACGGGTTCTGCCGGCTGGGGCAGGTGGAGAAGGCACGGACAATCTTTGGGTTTATGAGGAAGAATGAGTGCGAGCCAAATGCTTTCAACTATGCAACTCTTATAAATGGACACTGCAAGAAAGGGGATGTGGAGAATGCAAAGCTGGTGTTCGAGGAGATGAGGAGTGCTGGGGTGGAACCAGACGCCGTCAGCTACACGGCACTGATCGGGTGCCTTTGTAGACATGGGAGCGTCGATGAGGGGATCGATCTTGTGATGGAGATGAGGGAGAAGGGATGCAAGGCTGATGTTGTCACATACAATCTGCTGCTTGAAGGGCTGTGCAAAGATGGGCGGATGGCGGAAGTGATGGACTTGCTTGGGAGGTTGCCAGAGGAAGGAGTTCAGTTGAACGTCGCAAGCTATAGGATTGTGATGAATACTCTATGCTCAAGTGGAGATATGGAGAAGGCCGTTGGCTTGCTCGGATTAATGCTCGGACGAGGGTTTTTGCCGCACTATGCGGCCTCAAACAAACTGTTGATTGGTCTGTGCGATGTTGGGCGAGTGGCAGATGCGACAGCCGCATTGTATGGATTGGCCAAATTTGGGTTCATGCCAGAGGCTAGTTGTTGGGCCAAGCTGATTGAGGCTGTGTGCCGGGACAGGAAACTTAGGAGATCTGTTGAGCTTTTGGATATCTTGATTACGGGAGGGTGA